In Carya illinoinensis cultivar Pawnee chromosome 7, C.illinoinensisPawnee_v1, whole genome shotgun sequence, the following are encoded in one genomic region:
- the LOC122316417 gene encoding replication protein A 70 kDa DNA-binding subunit B-like gives MALKMRTVYTSIKDITPSTRDWKIKMIVAEKSPKRTGQRSPVKYQSLTLIDPEGNRLQATIFDKDINSRKDTLHIFQSYYISNAYVKPLDPKYRIETHEYQWILNAKTIIEEVPKDEEQLEPPKYQFIPFNELDAYKNSIAEIGLSLSSRPKSKFMINPVIPEATSLQEWAAINDLLLKSIIAKSLTYPFASLSSVGIREIIKNCDVAEFIKSLQPMAKTKFWIKAKIIVVDLRQIFFYMSCIGCNKGTGYDYNDTFLCYHCKHQSISQPRCRAYVELDDGTGRLSAVMFGEVVEEAFGCSAVELMNHTGDEHLSYIENLVAQVSQNEWKVELLVDLDRLNQKQYKNFNVISIEAVQDDTK, from the exons ATGG CTTTAAAGATGCGGACGGTTTATACATCGATAAAAGATATCACTCCAAGTACAAGAGAttggaaaatcaaaatgattgtgGCAGAGAAATCACCCAAGCGAACAGGACAACGCTCACCAGTGAAGTATCAAAGCCTAACATTAATTGATCCAGAG GGAAATCGGCTGCAGGCTACGATATTTGATAAGGATATTAATTCGCGAAAAGATACTTTGCATATTTTCCAGTCATATTACATCAGTAATGCATATGTGAAGCCATTGGATCCGAAATATAGAATTGAAACACATGAATATCAATGGATCTTGAATGCTAAAACGATAATTGAGGAAGTTCCAAAGGATGAAGAACAATTGGAGCCGCCAAAGTACCAATTCATTCCGTTCAATGAATTAGATGCTTACAAGAATTCAATTGCAGAAATAG GATTATCTCTATCATCACGTCCGAAAAGTAAATTTATGATCAATCCTGTTATTCCTGAGGCAACTTCATTGCAAGAGTG ggcggcgattaatgatttattactcAAGAGTATTATTGCAAAAAGTTTGACATACCCATTTGCATCTCTATCTTCTGTTGGCATTCGGGAAATAATCAAGAATTGTGATGTTGCTGAGTTCATCAAAAGTTTGCAACCCATGGCG aaaacaaaattttggataAAGGCGAAGATAATTGTGGTTGATTTGCGccagatatttttttacatgtcatGTATTGGCTGTAATAAAGGAACTGGATATGATTACAATGATACATTCCTTTGTTACCATTGCAAACACCAAAGCATTTCCCAACCACg TTGCCGAGCATATGTTGAACTCGACGATGGTACAGGAAGACTATCTGCTGTCATGTTTGGTGAAGTTGTAGAAGAAGCATTCGGTTGTTCGGCAGTTGAACTTATGAATCATACTGGAGAT GAACATTTgtcatatatagaaaatcttGTGGCACAAGTTTCACAGAATGAGTGGAAGGTTGAACTTTTGGTAGATctcgatcgactcaaccaaaagCAGTACAAGAATTTCAATGTCATCTCTATCGAAGCTGTGCAGGATGACACAAAATGA
- the LOC122317032 gene encoding acetyl-CoA-benzylalcohol acetyltransferase-like, producing MNMKVQILSKKLIKPANPTPPHLRSLQISSLDQLSPPSHVPSVLYYPANGYENDKTRKLLEKSLSEILTLYYPLAGRYIKDSQVIDCNDQGVEYLEAQVDGNLAQLLTGEVNMELLNNFIPHGILESETTPLVIVQVNMFSCGGLALGIRCSHRITDGFTGTAFFNSWATTCRVGGINDISHPRYDLASFFPPRENVLAAVHQTYRRSDVTRRFVFNKAAVASLKAIAKGDACDSTTSKRQPSRVAVVTALIWKALIGVSQARHGRSRPSILGHLVNMRGKTALPISENSSGNLCRNAFARFGGENDNKLIELHALVGLVNDAMRDAVASCLKPKNGDDLCSMVSDSLREVCEDYEKGETDVYLFSSWCRLPFYETDFGWGKPIWVSTTRVPVEIVYLVDTKDGNGVEAWMHLDEKNMLLFQDHPDIIAFASQI from the coding sequence ATGAATATGAAGGTTCAAATCCTATCCAAAAAGTTGATCAAACCGGCGAATCCAACTCCACCCCACCTTCGGAGTTTGCAAATATCATCCTTAGATCAGCTTAGCCCTCCATCACACGTGCCATCTGTTCTATATTACCCAGCCAATGggtatgaaaatgataaaacgAGGAAGCTTTTGGAGAAATCACTGTCAGAAATCTTAACCCTCTATTACCCGCTAGCTGGGCGATACATCAAAGACAGTCAGGTAATTGACTGTAATGATCAAGGTGTTGAATACTTGGAAGCCCAAGTAGATGGCAACCTTGCTCAACTTTTGACAGGAGAAGTCAACATGGAGCTGTTGAACAATTTTATCCCGCATGGAATACTGGAATCGGAGACTACTCCTTTGGTAATTGTTCAGGTTAACATGTTCAGTTGTGGAGGGCTAGCCCTTGGGATTCGGTGTTCACACAGGATAACCGATGGATTCACAGGCACTGCATTCTTTAACTCGTGGGCTACTACATGTCGTGTAGGCGGGATCAACGACATTAGTCATCCAAGATATGACCTGGCTTCTTTCTTCCCACCAAGAGAAAATGTGCTTGCTGCAGTGCACCAAACTTATAGAAGATCTGACGTCACGAGAAGGTTCGTGTTCAACAAGGCAGCTGTAGCAAGCCTAAAAGCCATTGCCAAAGGTGACGCCTGTGATTCTACAACGTCGAAACGCCAACCTTCACGGGTAGCGGTGGTCACGGCACTCATATGGAAGGCTCTAATTGGCGTGTCTCAAGCTAGACATGGGCGCTCGAGACCTTCTATCCTGGGTCATTTAGTGAACATGCGTGGAAAGACGGCTCTGCCAATATCGGAGAACTCTAGCGGAAACCTGTGTAGGAATGCATTTGCTCGATTTGGTGGAGAGAACGACAACAAGTTGATAGAGTTGCATGCATTGGTGGGTTTGGTTAATGATGCAATGAGGGATGCGGTGGCCAGTTGCCTCAAACCAAAAAACGGGGACGATTTATGTTCTATGGTGAGTGATTCCTTGAGAGAGGTTTGTGAGGACTATGAAAAAGGTGAGACTGATGTCTATTTGTTCAGTAGCTGGTGCCGGTTGCCTTTCTATGAAACAGATTTCGGTTGGGGAAAACCTATTTGGGTGAGCACTACACGTGTACCCGTGGAAATTGTTTATCTGGTAGACACCAAAGATGGCAATGGAGTGGAGGCATGGATGCACTTGGATGAAAAAAACATGCTCCTGTTTCAAGATCATCCCGACATTATCGCCTTTGCATCCCAAATCTAA